A single region of the Arthrobacter sp. V1I7 genome encodes:
- a CDS encoding YggT family protein — protein sequence MGIVFGLVYLALLFFFVALIVRLVFDWVQMFARSWRPRGVALVAAHAVYSITDRPLKLLRRLIPPLRLGGISLDLGFLLLFIAVSVAMAFARGLVYAQPIAA from the coding sequence ATGGGAATCGTTTTCGGACTTGTCTATCTCGCACTGCTGTTCTTCTTCGTGGCCCTGATTGTCAGGCTTGTCTTTGACTGGGTCCAGATGTTCGCGCGGAGCTGGCGGCCGCGCGGAGTGGCGCTTGTGGCCGCGCACGCCGTGTATTCCATCACGGACAGGCCGCTCAAACTGCTCCGGCGCCTGATCCCGCCGTTGCGGCTGGGCGGGATCTCCCTGGACCTCGGCTTCCTGTTGCTGTTCATTGCCGTGTCGGTGGCCATGGCCTTCGCCAGGGGCCTCGTCTACGCCCAGCCGATCGCAGCCTAG
- a CDS encoding RluA family pseudouridine synthase has protein sequence MVIDSAAPRHFVVPDDLAGSRVDAGLAKLMDISRSQAATLIAEGNVSCNGKPVGKSLKLSPGAVLDVVVPERRDPLEVVEEVVEGLKILLDDDEFVVLDKPVGVAAHPSPGWVGPTVVGGLAGAGYRISTSGSPERAGIVHRLDVGTSGVMVVAKTENAYTALKRAFKERTVDKVYHAVVQGLPDPLAGTIDAPIGRHPGHDWRFAVIEDGRDSITHYEVLEAFGKASLVEVHLETGRTHQIRVHFAALRHPCAGDLTYGADPRLAATLGLTRQWLHARQLSFDHPRTGERVTVTSEYPQDLSYALEVLESGQA, from the coding sequence ATGGTGATCGACTCCGCGGCGCCCCGGCACTTTGTGGTGCCGGACGACCTTGCCGGCAGCCGGGTGGACGCCGGGCTGGCGAAGCTGATGGATATTTCCCGTTCGCAGGCCGCCACGCTCATTGCCGAAGGCAACGTGAGCTGCAACGGCAAGCCCGTCGGCAAGTCCCTCAAGCTCAGCCCCGGCGCCGTCCTCGACGTCGTCGTCCCGGAACGGCGGGACCCCCTGGAAGTCGTGGAGGAAGTAGTGGAAGGCCTGAAAATCCTGCTGGACGATGACGAGTTCGTCGTTCTCGACAAACCGGTGGGCGTGGCAGCACACCCCTCGCCGGGGTGGGTGGGCCCGACCGTCGTCGGCGGACTCGCCGGCGCGGGCTACCGGATCTCGACCTCCGGGTCGCCGGAGCGGGCCGGCATCGTGCACCGGCTCGACGTCGGAACCTCCGGCGTCATGGTCGTCGCCAAGACCGAAAACGCCTACACCGCTTTGAAGCGCGCGTTCAAGGAACGTACTGTGGACAAGGTGTACCACGCCGTCGTCCAGGGCCTCCCGGACCCGCTGGCGGGCACCATCGATGCGCCGATCGGCCGGCACCCGGGCCACGACTGGCGGTTCGCCGTGATCGAGGACGGCCGCGACTCCATCACCCACTACGAAGTCCTCGAAGCTTTCGGCAAGGCCTCGCTCGTGGAGGTGCACCTGGAAACGGGGCGTACCCACCAGATCCGGGTGCACTTTGCCGCCCTCCGTCACCCCTGCGCCGGTGACCTGACCTACGGTGCCGATCCGCGGCTCGCCGCGACCCTGGGACTGACACGGCAGTGGCTGCACGCCCGCCAGCTGTCCTTCGACCACCCACGGACGGGGGAGCGGGTCACAGTCACCAGCGAGTACCCCCAGGACCTGAGCTATGCCCTCGAAGTCCTCGAATCCGGACAGGCCTGA
- a CDS encoding DivIVA domain-containing protein produces MALTPEDVVNKRFQPTKFREGYDQDEVDDFLDEIVVELRRLNQENDELRRKLAELSAGTPASSTAAAPVVEKVPAPVKADKEKEDRAKAEAEAKAAEAAKKKEAERAPAPAAAPAPAAAATPASESAAGLLAMAQQMHDKHIADGEQQRDKIIAEAQIEASGLVNDAQEKSRKILGALEQQRSVLERKVEQLRGFERDYRSRLKAYIEGQLRDLDARGSVAAPEVEANT; encoded by the coding sequence ATGGCTTTGACGCCAGAAGACGTTGTCAACAAGCGCTTTCAGCCGACCAAGTTCCGCGAAGGCTACGACCAGGACGAAGTAGATGACTTCCTGGACGAGATCGTCGTCGAACTGCGACGCCTGAACCAGGAGAACGACGAGCTGCGCAGGAAGCTCGCCGAGCTCAGCGCTGGCACGCCTGCCAGCTCCACCGCCGCGGCTCCCGTGGTCGAAAAGGTGCCGGCTCCCGTCAAGGCCGACAAGGAAAAAGAAGACCGCGCCAAGGCAGAAGCCGAGGCCAAGGCTGCCGAAGCTGCCAAGAAGAAAGAGGCCGAGCGTGCTCCTGCCCCGGCAGCCGCCCCGGCACCCGCGGCCGCCGCTACCCCGGCGTCGGAGTCCGCGGCCGGCCTGCTCGCAATGGCGCAGCAGATGCACGACAAGCACATCGCAGACGGCGAGCAGCAGCGCGACAAAATCATCGCCGAGGCCCAGATTGAGGCCAGCGGCCTTGTCAACGATGCCCAGGAAAAGTCCCGCAAGATCCTGGGTGCCCTCGAGCAGCAGCGCTCCGTGCTGGAACGCAAGGTCGAGCAGCTCCGCGGCTTCGAGCGCGATTACCGCTCACGCCTGAAGGCATACATCGAAGGCCAGTTGCGCGATCTGGATGCCCGTGGTTCGGTGGCGGCCCCTGAGGTCGAAGCCAACACCTAG
- the lspA gene encoding signal peptidase II, whose product MTDAPTPDATSPAPVAHAGPRRALLLSVFSGLAVFAYVFDQLTKLWVTSTMVEGERIPVLPPLLHWYYIRNSGAAFSIGENITWVFTIIMAAVSVAILLQLRKLGSVWWALALGLLLGGALGNLTDRLFREPSFAMGHVVDFIQLPNFAIFNIADSAVVSSVVIICLLTLRGISLDGSHHQKEPVQQND is encoded by the coding sequence ATGACTGACGCCCCAACCCCTGACGCCACCTCGCCTGCGCCGGTTGCGCACGCCGGGCCCCGCCGTGCCCTGCTGCTCTCGGTTTTCTCCGGACTTGCGGTGTTCGCCTACGTGTTCGACCAGCTGACCAAGCTGTGGGTGACCAGCACCATGGTCGAGGGCGAGCGGATCCCGGTGCTGCCCCCGTTGCTGCACTGGTACTACATCCGCAATTCCGGGGCAGCCTTCTCCATCGGAGAAAACATCACCTGGGTCTTCACCATCATCATGGCCGCCGTCTCGGTGGCGATCCTGCTCCAGCTGCGGAAGCTGGGCTCGGTCTGGTGGGCGCTGGCGCTGGGCCTGCTGCTGGGCGGCGCCCTGGGAAACCTCACCGACCGGCTGTTCCGGGAGCCCTCCTTCGCCATGGGCCATGTGGTGGACTTCATCCAGCTGCCCAACTTCGCGATCTTCAACATTGCCGATTCGGCCGTCGTATCCTCCGTTGTGATCATCTGCCTGCTCACCCTGAGGGGCATTTCCCTCGACGGCTCGCACCACCAGAAGGAACCGGTACAGCAGAATGACTGA